A stretch of the Fusobacterium varium genome encodes the following:
- a CDS encoding putative sodium/solute symporter — protein sequence MTFFTFVLITALIAFVSWLKTKGEDNSAQGYFLAGRGLSATVIGFSMVLTSLSTEQLVGVNASSYISNFSIIAWTVQSVVPLCVLALFLLPRYLKGGFTTIPEFFEERYDKQTRQIMSLLFLVAYTFVMIPGALYSGAIAFTQIFDVTGMFGVSFNTALWGVVWLIGIIGGIYAIFGGLKAVAVSDTLNGFALIIGGTMIPFFALKFLGDGSLSKGVDIVTSSHIEKLTAWGAAGDPVPWTTIFTGILIVNFFYWTTNQAIIQRSLAAKSLAEGQKGILYAGIFLLFLPVLLNVPGLISFHIFGDSLGNIDLAYPTLVSKVLPKPLLGFFTACLFGAILSTFNSFINSAATLFCYDIYKPIFNKNISDEDLIKVAKIAGTIIAIVSMIIAPLLQYGTGGLFLLLKRFAGFFNIPIVALVAVGFLNKTVSGKAARITVLLHVILYFSLVWIFKVKLNFVHVMGGLFVFDIIAMFILGSVFKREKPYVPSVKNKSDVDLTNWKYAKEASTLLVLGLCYLYCILSPIGLAGGNSLTKITMVFVVIALVLMGALNIKKKKVTKAVCEEY from the coding sequence ATGACTTTTTTTACATTTGTTTTAATAACAGCATTAATTGCTTTTGTTTCATGGTTAAAAACTAAAGGTGAAGACAACAGTGCACAGGGATATTTTCTGGCAGGGAGAGGTTTAAGTGCCACTGTTATTGGATTTTCAATGGTGTTGACTAGTCTTTCAACAGAACAATTAGTTGGAGTAAATGCCTCTTCATATATAAGCAACTTTTCGATAATAGCATGGACTGTACAATCTGTAGTTCCTTTATGTGTACTTGCATTATTTCTTTTACCAAGATATTTAAAGGGTGGATTTACAACTATACCTGAATTTTTCGAGGAAAGATATGACAAACAGACAAGGCAGATAATGTCACTGCTTTTCCTTGTTGCATATACTTTTGTAATGATACCAGGTGCACTTTATTCAGGAGCTATTGCTTTTACACAAATATTTGATGTAACAGGAATGTTTGGAGTAAGTTTTAATACAGCTCTTTGGGGAGTAGTATGGCTGATTGGAATTATTGGAGGAATCTATGCAATATTTGGTGGACTGAAAGCAGTTGCAGTATCAGATACACTAAATGGATTTGCTTTGATAATAGGTGGAACAATGATACCTTTCTTTGCTTTAAAATTTTTAGGAGACGGAAGCTTATCAAAGGGAGTAGACATAGTTACATCATCACATATAGAAAAATTGACAGCTTGGGGAGCAGCAGGAGATCCAGTACCTTGGACAACAATATTTACTGGAATATTAATAGTAAACTTTTTTTACTGGACAACAAATCAGGCAATAATCCAAAGATCTCTTGCAGCTAAAAGTCTGGCAGAAGGACAAAAAGGAATCTTATATGCAGGAATATTTCTATTATTCCTTCCTGTATTATTAAATGTTCCTGGACTTATTTCTTTTCATATTTTTGGAGATTCACTGGGAAATATAGATTTAGCCTATCCAACACTTGTATCAAAAGTTTTACCAAAACCTTTGTTGGGATTTTTTACAGCATGTTTGTTTGGAGCAATATTGAGCACATTTAATTCATTTATAAATAGTGCTGCAACATTATTCTGCTATGATATTTACAAACCAATATTTAATAAAAATATATCTGATGAAGATTTAATAAAAGTAGCTAAGATAGCTGGAACTATAATAGCAATAGTATCTATGATAATAGCACCATTACTTCAGTATGGAACAGGTGGATTATTCCTGCTTCTAAAAAGATTTGCAGGATTCTTCAACATACCTATAGTTGCTCTTGTAGCAGTAGGATTTTTGAATAAGACAGTATCTGGAAAAGCAGCAAGAATAACAGTACTCCTTCATGTAATACTATATTTTTCATTAGTATGGATATTTAAAGTAAAACTAAACTTTGTTCATGTAATGGGAGGGCTGTTTGTATTTGACATAATAGCAATGTTTATTCTAGGAAGTGTTTTCAAAAGAGAAAAACCATATGTTCCATCAGTTAAAAACAAATCAGATGTAGATTTAACAAATTGGAAATATGCAAAGGAAGCATCAACTCTGCTTGTATTGGGGCTGTGCTATCTATATTGTATTCTTTCTCCAATAGGGCTGGCAGGAGGAAATAGTCTGACAAAGATAACAATGGTATTTGTAGTAATTGCTCTGGTATTAATGGGAGCTTTAAATATAAAAAAGAAAAAAGTAACTAAAGCAGTATGTGAAGAATATTAA